Proteins encoded together in one Halomarina salina window:
- a CDS encoding complex I subunit 5 family protein yields the protein MTDLVIAPLLVALFTAVATLPLRSAKRVQQAVSVFGGALYLVAVAALVRAVRADADGYLVYQLSHWDAPFGIVLVADDLSVLLLSLAAVVSLAALVFSVRGIPAVGQRLSYHPLYHLMLVGITGSFLTGDVFNLFVWFEVMLMSSYVLVVFYSGPDETRSALHYAFLNLLGSAVMLLAIGGLYATTGTLNMADMAQYLASAPARDTTPVLGISAMLFAVFALKAGIVPFQFWVPDAYRAAPAPVAAMLAGVVKKVGVYAIVRLYFTVFSVAALPPGLFGENATFLAFFGPVMLLMAIGSIVVGGFGAVGREDLDGLLAYSSIGQVGFIVLPLAVAASAVPGAGAEIPREGIVTLGITAALVYSVNHGLAKSLLFLVSGALSRTLGTVRFDALGGVSERHPALAGSFFVGALALIGIPPLSGFFGKFLVFDVGARAGSWVVLGVGLGGAILTIAYFTLAWARGFWGPPSDAVAGARVDRSFVAVVAALALAIVVLGVGFGPLYDLSHAAAQSATETQGYVDAVLGGSQ from the coding sequence ATGACCGACCTCGTCATCGCGCCGCTGTTGGTCGCGCTGTTCACCGCCGTCGCGACGCTGCCGTTGCGCTCGGCCAAACGCGTCCAGCAGGCGGTGAGCGTCTTCGGCGGCGCGCTGTACCTCGTCGCCGTCGCCGCCCTCGTCCGGGCGGTGCGGGCCGACGCCGACGGCTACCTCGTCTACCAGCTGTCGCACTGGGACGCGCCGTTCGGCATCGTGCTCGTCGCCGACGACCTCTCGGTCCTGCTGCTGAGCCTCGCCGCCGTCGTGTCGCTGGCGGCGCTCGTGTTCTCGGTGCGGGGCATCCCCGCCGTCGGGCAGCGGCTGTCGTACCACCCGCTCTACCACCTGATGCTCGTCGGTATCACGGGGTCGTTCCTCACCGGCGACGTGTTCAACCTGTTCGTCTGGTTCGAGGTGATGCTGATGTCGAGCTACGTGCTCGTCGTCTTCTACAGCGGCCCCGACGAGACGCGTTCGGCGCTCCACTACGCGTTCCTCAATCTGCTCGGCAGCGCCGTCATGCTGCTCGCCATCGGCGGCCTCTACGCGACGACGGGGACGCTCAACATGGCGGACATGGCCCAGTACCTCGCGTCGGCCCCGGCCAGGGACACGACCCCCGTCCTCGGCATCTCGGCGATGCTGTTCGCCGTGTTCGCGCTGAAAGCGGGTATCGTCCCGTTCCAGTTCTGGGTGCCCGACGCCTACCGCGCCGCTCCCGCGCCCGTCGCGGCGATGCTCGCTGGCGTCGTCAAGAAGGTGGGCGTCTACGCCATCGTCAGGCTCTACTTCACCGTCTTCTCGGTGGCCGCACTCCCGCCGGGTCTGTTCGGCGAGAACGCGACGTTCCTCGCGTTCTTCGGGCCCGTCATGCTCCTCATGGCGATCGGCTCCATCGTCGTCGGCGGGTTCGGCGCGGTCGGCCGCGAGGACCTCGACGGACTGCTGGCGTACTCCAGCATCGGTCAGGTCGGATTCATCGTCCTGCCGCTGGCCGTCGCGGCGTCGGCGGTGCCCGGCGCTGGTGCGGAGATACCCCGTGAAGGCATCGTCACGCTCGGCATCACCGCCGCGCTCGTCTACTCGGTCAACCACGGACTGGCGAAGAGCCTCCTGTTCCTCGTCAGCGGCGCGCTCTCGCGCACGCTCGGGACGGTCCGGTTCGACGCGCTCGGAGGGGTCTCGGAGCGCCATCCGGCGCTCGCTGGCTCCTTCTTCGTCGGAGCGCTCGCACTCATCGGCATCCCGCCGCTGTCGGGCTTCTTCGGGAAGTTCCTCGTGTTCGACGTCGGCGCACGGGCGGGGTCGTGGGTCGTGCTGGGTGTCGGCCTCGGCGGTGCCATCCTCACCATCGCGTACTTCACGCTCGCGTGGGCGCGGGGGTTCTGGGGCCCGCCGAGCGACGCGGTGGCGGGCGCGCGCGTCGACCGGTCGTTCGTGGCCGTCGTCGCCGCGCTCGCGCTCGCCATCGTCGTGCTGGGTGTCGGCTTCGGCCCGCTGTACGACCTCTCCCACGCCGCGGCACAGAGCGCGACCGAAACACAGGGGTACGTCGACGCCGTCCTCGGAGGTAGCCAATGA
- the hpt gene encoding hypoxanthine/guanine phosphoribosyltransferase — MDLLARSLREAPIIEKGDYHYFVHPISDGVPMLDPKLLREITIGIIRKAELEGVDKIVTPAAMGIHISTAVSLMTDIPLVVIRKRQYGLDGEVNLSQVTGYSENEMYMNDVYEGDRVLLLDDVLSTGGTLRAITEALGETGADVADIVAVIKKDGGSNEMDEYPVKTLINVDVVDGEVVITDEQGDG; from the coding sequence ATGGACCTGCTCGCTCGGTCGCTGCGTGAGGCCCCTATCATCGAGAAGGGAGACTACCACTACTTCGTCCACCCCATCAGCGACGGCGTTCCGATGCTCGACCCGAAACTCCTCCGCGAGATAACCATCGGCATCATCAGGAAGGCGGAGCTGGAGGGCGTCGACAAGATCGTCACGCCCGCCGCGATGGGCATCCACATCTCGACGGCCGTCTCGCTGATGACCGACATCCCGCTCGTGGTCATCCGCAAGCGCCAGTACGGCCTCGACGGCGAGGTGAACCTCTCGCAGGTGACCGGCTACTCCGAGAACGAGATGTACATGAACGACGTCTACGAGGGCGACCGCGTCCTCCTGCTCGACGACGTGCTCTCGACGGGTGGCACGCTCCGGGCCATCACCGAGGCCCTCGGCGAGACGGGCGCGGACGTGGCGGACATCGTCGCCGTCATCAAGAAGGACGGCGGCTCGAACGAGATGGACGAGTACCCCGTCAAGACGCTCATCAACGTCGACGTCGTCGACGGCGAGGTCGTCATCACCGACGAACAGGGCGACGGGTAG
- a CDS encoding type 1 glutamine amidotransferase domain-containing protein gives MTNALFVVSEEGYWAEECVEPLTTLSDAGVDVTVATPSGDPPVVDERSTDPENVGEETAEHVRDVIESDERLDDPEPLATVSADGYDSVVFPGGHGTEWDVNQDKHARTLLRDAVEGDDGTALVVCHAVGILAFTRDSDGDLLVEGRQVTGFPNDWEEGIVDEHDRMPDGRKLPYWVEDEVKAAGGEWDAELDADASVRTDGDLITARGPGSSSAAAETLVEALGLDVPSQA, from the coding sequence ATGACGAACGCGCTGTTCGTGGTCAGCGAGGAGGGGTACTGGGCGGAGGAGTGTGTCGAACCGCTGACGACGCTCTCGGATGCGGGCGTCGACGTGACGGTGGCGACGCCGAGCGGGGACCCACCGGTCGTCGACGAGCGCTCGACGGACCCGGAGAACGTCGGCGAGGAGACCGCCGAACACGTACGGGACGTCATCGAGAGCGACGAGCGGCTGGACGACCCGGAGCCGCTGGCGACCGTCTCGGCCGACGGCTACGATTCGGTCGTCTTCCCCGGCGGGCACGGGACCGAGTGGGACGTCAACCAGGACAAGCACGCCCGAACGCTCCTGCGCGACGCGGTCGAGGGCGACGACGGGACGGCGCTGGTCGTCTGTCACGCGGTCGGCATCCTCGCGTTCACGCGTGACTCCGACGGGGACCTGCTGGTCGAGGGGCGACAGGTCACCGGCTTCCCGAACGACTGGGAGGAGGGCATCGTCGACGAGCACGACCGGATGCCCGACGGCCGGAAACTCCCCTACTGGGTCGAAGACGAGGTGAAGGCCGCAGGCGGAGAGTGGGACGCCGAACTGGACGCCGACGCGAGCGTGCGGACGGACGGCGACCTGATCACCGCACGCGGGCCGGGGTCGTCGTCGGCCGCCGCGGAGACGCTCGTCGAGGCGCTCGGACTCGACGTGCCGTCGCAGGCCTGA
- the mbhE gene encoding hydrogen gas-evolving membrane-bound hydrogenase subunit E, whose protein sequence is MQPEPAVLLAVLALPFVGAAVTPLVYRVLGERTAYFAAAVATACLALVLSQYGTHGTVSVEWIPQLGVNLVLYLDGLAFLVSLLASGVGILVFTYSGGYMHGEPGQAKYYTTLLVFMGAMLGVALAADLVALFVFWELTSVSSFVLIGHYQREKSSLYASRKSMLITVSGGLFMLVGFLFLHDAAGSYALFDTAASQGIISNADAVRGTLTEAGLLLPVVVLIGIGAAAKSAQVPFHIWLPNAMEAPTPVSAFLHSATMVKAGVYLVGRFRPLFVPQGESVYTAEVWLPLFVGLGLLTMTVAAMLAVSATDIKELLAYSTASHLGLIVAGFGFAVSYGGEAGAFHILNHASFKAALFLVAGIVAHEAGTRNIADLSGLREDLPVTAAIATVACLSMAGIPPLNGFFSKELLFEASWETAAHFGGLWYLLPAIAVFGSIFTFLYSIKFLSLFYGDRPEALGEVHSPPLAMLAPAAVLGLAVLVISAVPNLAIEVIAGDAYAAVAPGEAHSFTVPWPIPTEASPYALMSLVTILTGAALYPFYDRFHDAFARARTFPYTSPNAYYDGGLAALERTSALVPAFIQTRMFRTYAASSLLAVSALALAGYLVAGVVVPLPSGLDSLTLLGVVGGAPLFVVLIVALFGAGAVGIADSHVAGVLTLSILGFMVAIFYVLASAPDLALTQLLIETLVLVIFLLVLDKLPTWYGDLELREAVPDAIVAGVVGVTVTLTVLLTTSTVPSQNIASYFVENAPVPGEHGPVLIDSGGGGNIVNVILVDFRALDTLGEITVVAMAALAVLTLVGMRNGGEDV, encoded by the coding sequence GTGCAACCGGAACCGGCGGTTCTCCTCGCCGTGCTGGCGCTCCCGTTCGTCGGCGCGGCGGTGACCCCCCTCGTCTACCGGGTGCTCGGCGAGCGCACCGCCTACTTCGCGGCCGCAGTCGCGACGGCGTGTCTCGCCCTCGTACTCAGTCAGTACGGCACCCACGGCACGGTGAGCGTCGAGTGGATACCGCAACTCGGCGTCAACCTCGTGCTGTATCTGGACGGTCTGGCCTTCCTCGTCTCCCTGCTCGCCTCGGGTGTGGGCATCCTCGTGTTCACCTACTCGGGTGGCTACATGCACGGCGAGCCGGGACAGGCCAAGTACTACACCACGCTGCTGGTGTTCATGGGCGCGATGCTCGGGGTCGCGCTCGCGGCGGACCTCGTCGCGCTGTTCGTGTTCTGGGAACTGACGAGCGTCTCGTCGTTCGTCCTCATCGGTCACTACCAGCGCGAGAAATCGTCGCTGTACGCCTCGCGCAAGTCGATGCTCATCACCGTCAGCGGCGGCCTGTTCATGCTCGTCGGCTTCCTGTTCCTCCACGACGCGGCCGGGTCGTACGCGCTGTTCGACACCGCCGCCTCCCAGGGCATCATCTCGAACGCGGACGCGGTTCGGGGGACGCTAACCGAGGCGGGACTGCTCCTCCCGGTCGTCGTCCTCATCGGTATCGGCGCGGCGGCGAAGTCCGCCCAGGTCCCGTTCCACATCTGGCTTCCCAACGCGATGGAGGCACCCACGCCCGTCAGCGCGTTCCTCCACAGCGCGACGATGGTCAAGGCTGGGGTCTATCTCGTCGGGCGGTTCCGCCCGCTGTTCGTCCCACAGGGCGAGTCGGTGTACACCGCCGAGGTGTGGCTCCCGCTGTTCGTCGGCCTCGGCCTGCTGACGATGACCGTCGCTGCGATGCTCGCGGTGAGCGCGACGGACATCAAGGAACTGCTCGCGTACTCGACCGCCTCCCACCTGGGCCTCATCGTCGCCGGGTTCGGCTTCGCCGTCAGCTACGGCGGCGAGGCGGGCGCGTTCCACATCCTCAACCACGCGTCGTTCAAGGCGGCGCTGTTCCTCGTCGCGGGCATCGTCGCCCACGAGGCCGGGACCCGGAACATCGCTGACCTCTCCGGCCTGCGCGAAGACCTACCGGTGACGGCGGCCATCGCCACCGTCGCCTGTCTCTCGATGGCCGGTATCCCGCCGCTCAACGGCTTCTTCTCGAAGGAACTGCTGTTCGAGGCGTCGTGGGAGACCGCGGCGCACTTCGGCGGACTCTGGTACCTGCTGCCAGCAATCGCGGTGTTCGGGAGCATCTTCACGTTCCTCTACTCCATCAAGTTCCTCTCGCTGTTCTACGGCGACCGGCCCGAAGCGCTCGGGGAGGTCCACTCGCCGCCGCTGGCGATGCTCGCTCCGGCCGCCGTCCTCGGCCTCGCGGTGCTGGTCATCAGCGCCGTGCCGAACCTCGCCATCGAGGTCATCGCGGGCGACGCGTACGCCGCCGTCGCACCCGGCGAGGCCCACTCGTTCACGGTGCCGTGGCCGATACCGACGGAGGCGTCGCCGTACGCGCTGATGTCGCTCGTGACCATCCTCACGGGTGCGGCGCTCTACCCGTTCTACGACCGTTTCCACGACGCGTTCGCTCGTGCTCGGACGTTCCCGTACACCAGTCCGAACGCGTACTACGACGGCGGGCTCGCGGCGCTCGAACGGACGAGCGCGCTCGTCCCCGCGTTCATCCAGACCCGGATGTTCCGGACGTACGCCGCGTCGTCGCTGCTAGCGGTGTCCGCGCTCGCCCTCGCCGGCTACCTGGTCGCCGGCGTCGTGGTCCCGCTGCCGAGCGGCCTCGACAGTCTGACGCTGCTCGGCGTCGTCGGCGGTGCTCCGCTGTTCGTCGTCCTCATCGTGGCGCTGTTCGGGGCGGGAGCGGTCGGCATCGCCGACTCGCACGTCGCGGGGGTGCTGACGCTCTCCATCCTCGGGTTCATGGTCGCCATCTTCTACGTGCTGGCCTCGGCCCCGGACCTCGCGCTGACCCAACTGCTCATCGAGACGCTCGTGCTCGTCATCTTCCTGCTCGTCCTCGACAAACTGCCGACGTGGTACGGCGACCTGGAACTGCGCGAGGCCGTCCCCGACGCTATCGTCGCGGGCGTCGTCGGCGTCACGGTGACGCTGACGGTGCTCCTGACGACGAGCACGGTCCCGTCGCAGAACATCGCGTCGTACTTCGTCGAGAACGCGCCGGTCCCCGGAGAGCACGGGCCGGTACTCATCGACTCCGGCGGCGGGGGCAACATCGTCAACGTCATCCTCGTCGACTTCCGCGCGCTCGACACGCTGGGCGAGATAACGGTCGTCGCGATGGCCGCGCTCGCCGTGCTGACGCTCGTCGGCATGCGAAACGGAGGTGAGGACGTATGA
- a CDS encoding MnhB domain-containing protein encodes MTTDTDTTVIARTVVRVVVPIILLTAVALLLQGHNLPGGGFIAGVLTVTAFALVYIVFGRAFLQRELLHTEDDEFLAGAVGEYGRTFSYGLALAASAGVGSIVLGELLAQGQYEFLTQAVVFVYEVPIYHEIEVPTALFFDLGVYFVVVGALLTILAVVGGE; translated from the coding sequence ATGACGACGGACACGGACACGACGGTCATCGCCCGCACCGTCGTCCGGGTGGTCGTCCCCATCATCCTGCTGACCGCCGTCGCGCTCCTGTTGCAGGGGCACAACCTGCCGGGCGGCGGGTTCATCGCCGGCGTCCTCACCGTGACGGCGTTCGCGCTGGTCTACATCGTCTTCGGTCGGGCGTTCCTCCAGCGCGAACTGCTCCACACCGAGGACGACGAGTTCCTCGCCGGTGCGGTCGGCGAGTACGGCCGGACGTTCTCGTACGGTCTCGCGCTGGCCGCCTCGGCCGGCGTCGGCTCTATCGTCCTCGGTGAGCTACTCGCACAGGGACAGTACGAGTTCCTCACCCAGGCGGTCGTCTTCGTCTACGAGGTGCCCATCTACCACGAGATAGAGGTGCCGACGGCACTGTTCTTCGACCTCGGCGTCTACTTCGTCGTCGTGGGGGCGCTGCTGACTATCCTCGCGGTGGTGGGTGGCGAATGA
- a CDS encoding lysylphosphatidylglycerol synthase transmembrane domain-containing protein, whose translation MADSSSRARRVLGFVLRYGIGLLAVAWLLDQVEFDRVAAVLGDVPPASVAALLVVTVVGLLGRFYTWHVLMNRLDSATFRAAASTDLVVNFVNQILPSRLSGRAAAPVVVRSETGMAGGDSVAVAGVHTGLYAALYGLVATLGVVLGVGQFSPGLLLLLALSTLLYFVAGAAVLLLGANLTLADRFVEGFARLLGRVPRVGGRLAGLVRSLPDFAASSADSFRTLTTDPRSVGLYTVGWLAAMVAAPGLRVWLLLDGLGTGFEPALLLPFYLLTAYSVTLLPLTPGGIGVTEATATAVFVALGVPAETIVPVVFIDRFVSVYLPALAGWYPSLRLDLSGLVAE comes from the coding sequence GTGGCCGATTCGTCCTCTCGCGCCCGCCGCGTACTGGGGTTCGTCCTCCGCTACGGCATCGGCCTGCTGGCAGTCGCGTGGCTGCTGGACCAGGTCGAGTTCGACCGCGTCGCGGCGGTCCTCGGCGACGTGCCACCCGCGTCCGTCGCGGCACTACTGGTCGTCACCGTCGTCGGCCTCCTCGGACGGTTCTACACGTGGCACGTCCTGATGAACCGCCTCGATAGCGCGACGTTCCGCGCCGCTGCCAGCACGGACCTCGTCGTGAACTTCGTCAACCAGATCCTCCCCTCGCGGCTGTCGGGGCGGGCGGCCGCACCCGTCGTCGTCCGCAGCGAGACCGGGATGGCCGGCGGGGACAGCGTCGCCGTCGCTGGCGTCCACACGGGACTGTACGCCGCCCTCTACGGGCTGGTCGCCACGCTCGGGGTCGTCCTCGGCGTCGGACAGTTCTCGCCGGGGCTGCTGCTCCTGCTCGCGCTGTCGACCCTGCTGTACTTCGTCGCGGGGGCGGCCGTGTTGCTCCTCGGGGCGAACCTGACGCTGGCCGACCGGTTCGTGGAGGGCTTCGCCCGACTGCTCGGGCGCGTGCCGCGCGTCGGCGGGCGACTCGCCGGACTCGTCCGGTCGCTCCCCGACTTCGCCGCGTCGTCGGCCGACTCGTTCCGGACGCTGACGACCGACCCGCGGAGCGTCGGTCTGTACACTGTCGGCTGGCTCGCGGCGATGGTCGCCGCGCCCGGCCTGCGCGTCTGGCTCCTGCTCGACGGGCTCGGGACCGGGTTCGAGCCGGCGCTCCTGTTGCCGTTCTACCTGCTCACCGCGTACAGCGTCACGCTGCTCCCGCTGACGCCGGGCGGCATCGGCGTCACGGAGGCGACGGCGACGGCGGTGTTCGTCGCCCTCGGCGTCCCCGCCGAGACCATCGTCCCGGTGGTGTTCATCGACCGGTTCGTGAGCGTCTACCTGCCGGCGCTCGCGGGCTGGTACCCGTCGCTCCGGCTCGACCTCTCGGGACTCGTCGCCGAGTAG
- a CDS encoding alkaline phosphatase family protein, with translation MTRTFVVGLDGASWRLLDPWLDAGDLPNLAALRESGAWAAHRSCLPPVTFPNWKCYSSGKDPGGFGVFWFEHVDLEAEEITVANGGDFQTVELWDYLNDGGMTTGVVNMPTMYPPRDIDGPVVCGGPDAVSGEYRSIDSGYTSPADLAAYLQREFDYEVHPDPLLSSNEERGAEVDAILDVMDSRFDVALDLFERDELDFMHVTLFYLNVLHHFFWDDEPVYRAWQLVDERLGELRDLEDTTLVLMSDHGAAPTTTEFYVNEWLAENGYQERTRTVEDYLKPLGLTRENALAVAKRAGIVDTLARVVPESLQQLVPQQAGLKRGRKLEAIDLDRTKAVASGQGPIYINPRFDVEAVRKELIADLREVSDAEGPLFTAVYAGDEVYHGPFVDDGPEVVVDMRPGVHVNDGVGGGNVTTAPDRWAAENTPHGIFAAEGPNVDSVGQLNDISILDIAPTILAGMGSDVPTDMRGSVLPIFDEEPDWAERDPIRFQQRERVGDGDEVADRLKQLGYME, from the coding sequence ATGACGCGGACGTTCGTCGTCGGCCTCGACGGGGCGAGCTGGCGACTGCTCGACCCGTGGCTCGACGCAGGTGACCTCCCGAACCTCGCCGCCCTCCGAGAGTCCGGCGCGTGGGCGGCCCACCGGAGCTGCCTCCCGCCGGTGACGTTCCCGAACTGGAAGTGCTACTCCTCCGGGAAGGACCCCGGCGGCTTCGGCGTCTTCTGGTTCGAGCACGTCGACCTGGAGGCAGAGGAGATAACGGTCGCCAACGGCGGCGACTTCCAGACCGTGGAGCTGTGGGACTACCTCAACGACGGCGGCATGACGACCGGCGTCGTCAACATGCCGACGATGTACCCGCCACGCGACATCGACGGCCCCGTCGTCTGTGGCGGTCCCGACGCCGTCTCCGGGGAGTACCGCTCAATCGACTCGGGCTACACCTCGCCCGCGGACCTCGCCGCGTACCTCCAGCGCGAGTTCGACTACGAGGTCCACCCCGACCCGCTGCTCTCCTCGAACGAGGAGCGCGGGGCGGAGGTCGACGCCATCCTCGACGTGATGGACTCCCGGTTCGACGTGGCGCTGGACCTCTTCGAGCGCGACGAACTCGACTTCATGCACGTCACGCTGTTCTACCTCAACGTCCTGCACCACTTCTTCTGGGACGACGAACCCGTCTACCGCGCGTGGCAACTCGTCGACGAGCGACTGGGCGAACTCCGCGACCTGGAGGACACGACGCTCGTCCTGATGTCCGACCACGGCGCGGCCCCCACGACGACGGAGTTCTACGTCAACGAGTGGCTCGCCGAGAACGGCTACCAGGAGCGCACGCGGACCGTCGAGGACTACCTCAAACCGCTCGGGCTGACCCGCGAGAACGCCCTCGCCGTCGCCAAGCGCGCGGGCATCGTCGACACGCTCGCCCGCGTCGTTCCCGAGTCGCTCCAGCAACTCGTCCCCCAGCAGGCGGGGCTGAAGCGCGGCCGGAAGCTCGAAGCTATCGACCTCGACCGGACGAAGGCCGTCGCCAGCGGGCAGGGTCCGATCTACATCAACCCGCGCTTCGACGTGGAGGCGGTCCGGAAGGAGCTCATCGCGGACCTGCGCGAGGTGAGCGACGCCGAGGGACCGCTGTTCACGGCCGTCTACGCGGGTGACGAGGTGTACCACGGGCCGTTCGTCGACGACGGGCCGGAGGTGGTCGTCGACATGCGCCCCGGCGTCCACGTCAACGACGGCGTCGGCGGCGGGAACGTCACGACCGCCCCCGACCGCTGGGCCGCCGAGAACACGCCCCACGGCATCTTCGCCGCCGAGGGGCCGAACGTCGACTCGGTCGGCCAGCTCAACGACATCTCTATCCTCGACATCGCGCCGACCATCCTCGCCGGGATGGGCAGCGACGTGCCGACCGACATGCGCGGCAGCGTCCTGCCCATCTTCGACGAGGAGCCGGACTGGGCCGAGCGCGACCCCATCCGGTTCCAGCAGCGCGAGCGGGTCGGCGACGGCGACGAGGTGGCCGACCGGCTGAAACAGCTCGGGTACATGGAGTGA
- a CDS encoding ArnT family glycosyltransferase has product MRRLSAPLTRIRQRVRSDLDEDPYLKYLLLLAFVLGAFWFWHLAPNFATRDEMDRILDPMVAVGVTLSDPSIASLQAGIEWGRVPFGATFYLFGLAVLPVVGIAAVTGQLDIFDAFVYPNGTFGTYEAWHATPEWVWMVVISLVRLFNVLFAVGCVYLTYRIATTIRDRAAGRLAAVLLTFSWGFLTIAHEGGEDMPALFFVLLALYLLLGYVRDGTDWRFYGASVAGGVAIAFKLTAAPVIAVIVAAFLLRAREADDWRSALFRPRMVVAGALFGFGTIVLGFPTVLAAGFDPFFERFFEGSASRANWATGPTAPIWWWFLRGYFSGLSLPLFGGAVAGVVAGVYQVWDEPEESSAVALVLLALGTYVLLFSQWHDFRVHHLLPTFPLLMVLVALMLNRLLRETPRVGTALTVFLLLTSGTYAVTGDIGYASMPRDEAVDWFDANADRNDTVELYRVHLQDTATPHWMDVKHRWTAESETVACPRFIELGYRDLLYLKDGTYYRNGDVQKRYVRELVSEGGDYHIVAEFGPRPPNFVPERARPGNLLDLVPYGIVPHTDQYADEQELEPNQYTLILERNQGASCDPNRRAPF; this is encoded by the coding sequence ATGCGGCGACTCTCCGCCCCGCTGACCCGGATTCGACAGCGGGTCCGCTCGGACCTCGACGAGGACCCGTACCTGAAGTACCTCCTCCTGCTCGCGTTCGTCCTCGGCGCGTTCTGGTTCTGGCACCTCGCGCCGAACTTCGCCACGCGCGACGAGATGGACCGTATCCTCGACCCGATGGTCGCGGTCGGCGTCACCCTCTCGGACCCGAGCATCGCGTCGCTGCAGGCCGGTATCGAGTGGGGGCGCGTCCCGTTCGGTGCGACGTTCTACCTCTTCGGGCTGGCGGTCCTGCCGGTCGTCGGTATCGCGGCCGTCACCGGCCAACTCGACATCTTCGACGCGTTCGTCTACCCGAACGGGACGTTCGGCACGTACGAGGCCTGGCACGCGACGCCCGAGTGGGTCTGGATGGTCGTCATCTCGCTGGTTCGCCTGTTCAACGTCCTGTTCGCGGTCGGCTGCGTCTACCTCACCTACCGCATCGCGACGACCATCCGCGACCGGGCGGCGGGCCGCCTCGCGGCCGTCCTGCTGACGTTCTCGTGGGGCTTCCTCACCATCGCCCACGAAGGCGGCGAGGACATGCCGGCGCTGTTCTTCGTCCTGCTCGCGCTCTACCTCCTGCTGGGCTACGTCCGGGATGGGACGGACTGGCGGTTCTACGGCGCGAGCGTCGCCGGTGGCGTGGCCATCGCGTTCAAACTCACCGCCGCACCCGTCATCGCCGTCATCGTCGCCGCCTTCCTCCTCCGGGCGCGGGAGGCCGACGACTGGCGGTCGGCGCTGTTCCGCCCCCGGATGGTCGTCGCCGGTGCGCTGTTCGGCTTCGGCACCATCGTGCTCGGGTTCCCGACGGTGCTGGCCGCGGGGTTCGACCCGTTCTTCGAGCGCTTCTTCGAGGGGTCGGCGTCGCGGGCCAACTGGGCGACCGGTCCCACTGCGCCCATCTGGTGGTGGTTCCTGCGGGGCTACTTCAGCGGCCTGAGCCTCCCGCTGTTCGGCGGGGCGGTCGCCGGCGTCGTCGCTGGCGTCTACCAGGTGTGGGACGAACCGGAGGAGTCGAGCGCCGTCGCACTCGTGCTGCTAGCACTCGGGACGTACGTCCTGCTGTTCTCCCAGTGGCACGACTTCCGGGTCCACCACCTGCTGCCGACGTTCCCGCTGTTGATGGTGCTCGTCGCGCTCATGCTCAACCGGCTACTGCGTGAGACACCACGCGTGGGCACCGCGCTCACCGTCTTCCTCCTCCTCACCAGCGGGACGTACGCCGTCACGGGCGACATCGGCTACGCGAGCATGCCGCGAGACGAGGCGGTCGACTGGTTCGACGCGAACGCCGACCGGAACGACACCGTCGAGCTGTACCGCGTCCACCTCCAGGACACCGCGACGCCCCACTGGATGGACGTCAAGCACCGCTGGACGGCCGAGAGCGAGACGGTCGCGTGTCCCCGGTTCATCGAACTGGGCTACCGCGACCTGCTGTACCTGAAAGACGGCACGTACTACCGCAACGGCGACGTCCAGAAGCGGTACGTGCGGGAACTGGTCAGCGAGGGCGGCGACTACCACATCGTCGCGGAGTTCGGTCCACGGCCGCCGAACTTCGTCCCGGAGCGGGCACGTCCGGGGAACCTCCTCGACCTCGTCCCGTACGGTATCGTCCCGCACACCGACCAGTACGCGGACGAGCAGGAACTCGAACCGAACCAGTACACGCTCATCCTCGAACGGAACCAGGGCGCGTCCTGTGACCCGAACAGACGCGCGCCGTTCTGA